From one Triticum urartu cultivar G1812 chromosome 3, Tu2.1, whole genome shotgun sequence genomic stretch:
- the LOC125545487 gene encoding GDP-L-galactose phosphorylase 1-like isoform X1 produces the protein MPVISPLPFSLLPAPAAPAASRARWNSFPHHRLLRVETKAGMCSNGFDSTNCLRMEEVEPNLSPFLHKLFKEWDDRKARGLFHHNITTCETKVLPGEHNFVATLIEGRDQKKRPTEFGMNQVLQPFHSDKFNFTKVKPEEVIFRFQETENDSAQYFDGAPPTVSASPSSILINVSPIGYCHVLLIPRVQECLPQRVDQESFLLAMYVAREAKNPFFRVGYNSLGAFATINHLHFQAYYLKVQYPVEKAPTEKLTVVGNGVTISQLVWYPVSGFVFEGGASLEDLSQVVSDACIFLQENNRPFNVLISESGKRVFLLLQCYAEKQASGKASQEFLDMRINPAVWELSGHLVLKRRKDYDEASAATLCGFLVEASLSEAEFQELKKCVLEFLASGSPEK, from the exons ATGCCCGTCATCTCCCCCCTTCCTTTCTCGCTTTTGCCAGCGCCGGCTGCTCCCGCGGCGTCGCGAGCTCGCTGGAACAGCTTCCCGCACCACCGGCTTTTGCGAG TTGAAACAAAAGCAGGCATGTGCAGCAACGGTTTTGATTCAACTAACTGCCTTCGTATGGAGGAGGTTGAGCCGAATTTATCCCCATTTCTCCACAAGCTTTTTAAAGAG TGGGATGACCGCAAGGCGAGGGGATTGTTTCACCACAACATCACTACCTGTGAGACCAAG GTGCTACCTGGAGAACACAATTTTGTTGCAACATTGATAGAAGGGCGTGACCAGAAGAAGCGGCCAACTGAATTTGGAATGAACCAAGTCCTCCAACCATTTCATAGTGACAAGTTCAATTTCACTAAAGTTAAACCAGAGGAGGTGATCTTCAGGTTCCAAGAAACTGAGAATGATTCTGCCCAGTATTTTGACGGAGCTCCTCCCACTGTTTCAGCTTCTCCTAGCAGCATTTTGATCAAC GTGAGCCCAATCGGGTACTGCCATGTGCTTTTGATCCCTCGAGTCCAGGAATGCTTACCACAAAGGGTTGATCAAGAGAGCTTCTTACTGGCCATGTACGTCGCAAGGGAGGCAAAGAATCCATTCTTCAGAGTTGGCTATAACAGTCTGGGTGCTTTCGCAACAATCAATCACCTCCATTTCCAA GCATACTATCTGAAAGTGCAATATCCAGTCGAAAAGGCGCCGACAGAGAAACTGACAGTTGTAGGGAACGGTGTCACCATTTCTCAGCTGGTGTGGTACCCAGTAAGCGGCTTTGTATTTGAAGGCGGAGCGAGCCTGGAGGATCTGTCACAGGTCGTCTCAGATGCATGCATCTTCTTGCAAGAGAATAACAGACCTTTCAATGTCCTTATCTCTGAATCTGGCAAGAGAGTATTCCTTCTACTACAG TGCTACGCTGAGAAGCAGGCTTCCGGGAAGGCGAGCCAGGAATTCCTCGACATGAGAATCAACCCAGCGGTGTGGGAGCTCAGCGGCCATCTGGTTCTGAAGAGGAGGAAGGACTACGACGAAGCATCTGCGGCAACACTATGCGGGTTTTTGGTTGAAGCGTCCCTGTCTGAAGCAGagttccaggagctgaagaagtGCGTCTTGGAGTTCCTGGCCAGTGGAAGTCCTGAAAAGTGA
- the LOC125545487 gene encoding GDP-L-galactose phosphorylase 1-like isoform X3 — MPVISPLPFSLLPAPAAPAASRARWNSFPHHRLLRGMCSNGFDSTNCLRMEEVEPNLSPFLHKLFKEWDDRKARGLFHHNITTCETKVLPGEHNFVATLIEGRDQKKRPTEFGMNQVLQPFHSDKFNFTKVKPEEVIFRFQETENDSAQYFDGAPPTVSASPSSILINVSPIGYCHVLLIPRVQECLPQRVDQESFLLAMYVAREAKNPFFRVGYNSLGAFATINHLHFQAYYLKVQYPVEKAPTEKLTVVGNGVTISQLVWYPVSGFVFEGGASLEDLSQVVSDACIFLQENNRPFNVLISESGKRVFLLLQCYAEKQASGKASQEFLDMRINPAVWELSGHLVLKRRKDYDEASAATLCGFLVEASLSEAEFQELKKCVLEFLASGSPEK; from the exons ATGCCCGTCATCTCCCCCCTTCCTTTCTCGCTTTTGCCAGCGCCGGCTGCTCCCGCGGCGTCGCGAGCTCGCTGGAACAGCTTCCCGCACCACCGGCTTTTGCGAG GCATGTGCAGCAACGGTTTTGATTCAACTAACTGCCTTCGTATGGAGGAGGTTGAGCCGAATTTATCCCCATTTCTCCACAAGCTTTTTAAAGAG TGGGATGACCGCAAGGCGAGGGGATTGTTTCACCACAACATCACTACCTGTGAGACCAAG GTGCTACCTGGAGAACACAATTTTGTTGCAACATTGATAGAAGGGCGTGACCAGAAGAAGCGGCCAACTGAATTTGGAATGAACCAAGTCCTCCAACCATTTCATAGTGACAAGTTCAATTTCACTAAAGTTAAACCAGAGGAGGTGATCTTCAGGTTCCAAGAAACTGAGAATGATTCTGCCCAGTATTTTGACGGAGCTCCTCCCACTGTTTCAGCTTCTCCTAGCAGCATTTTGATCAAC GTGAGCCCAATCGGGTACTGCCATGTGCTTTTGATCCCTCGAGTCCAGGAATGCTTACCACAAAGGGTTGATCAAGAGAGCTTCTTACTGGCCATGTACGTCGCAAGGGAGGCAAAGAATCCATTCTTCAGAGTTGGCTATAACAGTCTGGGTGCTTTCGCAACAATCAATCACCTCCATTTCCAA GCATACTATCTGAAAGTGCAATATCCAGTCGAAAAGGCGCCGACAGAGAAACTGACAGTTGTAGGGAACGGTGTCACCATTTCTCAGCTGGTGTGGTACCCAGTAAGCGGCTTTGTATTTGAAGGCGGAGCGAGCCTGGAGGATCTGTCACAGGTCGTCTCAGATGCATGCATCTTCTTGCAAGAGAATAACAGACCTTTCAATGTCCTTATCTCTGAATCTGGCAAGAGAGTATTCCTTCTACTACAG TGCTACGCTGAGAAGCAGGCTTCCGGGAAGGCGAGCCAGGAATTCCTCGACATGAGAATCAACCCAGCGGTGTGGGAGCTCAGCGGCCATCTGGTTCTGAAGAGGAGGAAGGACTACGACGAAGCATCTGCGGCAACACTATGCGGGTTTTTGGTTGAAGCGTCCCTGTCTGAAGCAGagttccaggagctgaagaagtGCGTCTTGGAGTTCCTGGCCAGTGGAAGTCCTGAAAAGTGA
- the LOC125545487 gene encoding GDP-L-galactose phosphorylase 1-like isoform X2, producing the protein MPVISPLPFSLLPAPAAPAASRARWNSFPHHRLLRAGMCSNGFDSTNCLRMEEVEPNLSPFLHKLFKEWDDRKARGLFHHNITTCETKVLPGEHNFVATLIEGRDQKKRPTEFGMNQVLQPFHSDKFNFTKVKPEEVIFRFQETENDSAQYFDGAPPTVSASPSSILINVSPIGYCHVLLIPRVQECLPQRVDQESFLLAMYVAREAKNPFFRVGYNSLGAFATINHLHFQAYYLKVQYPVEKAPTEKLTVVGNGVTISQLVWYPVSGFVFEGGASLEDLSQVVSDACIFLQENNRPFNVLISESGKRVFLLLQCYAEKQASGKASQEFLDMRINPAVWELSGHLVLKRRKDYDEASAATLCGFLVEASLSEAEFQELKKCVLEFLASGSPEK; encoded by the exons ATGCCCGTCATCTCCCCCCTTCCTTTCTCGCTTTTGCCAGCGCCGGCTGCTCCCGCGGCGTCGCGAGCTCGCTGGAACAGCTTCCCGCACCACCGGCTTTTGCGAG CAGGCATGTGCAGCAACGGTTTTGATTCAACTAACTGCCTTCGTATGGAGGAGGTTGAGCCGAATTTATCCCCATTTCTCCACAAGCTTTTTAAAGAG TGGGATGACCGCAAGGCGAGGGGATTGTTTCACCACAACATCACTACCTGTGAGACCAAG GTGCTACCTGGAGAACACAATTTTGTTGCAACATTGATAGAAGGGCGTGACCAGAAGAAGCGGCCAACTGAATTTGGAATGAACCAAGTCCTCCAACCATTTCATAGTGACAAGTTCAATTTCACTAAAGTTAAACCAGAGGAGGTGATCTTCAGGTTCCAAGAAACTGAGAATGATTCTGCCCAGTATTTTGACGGAGCTCCTCCCACTGTTTCAGCTTCTCCTAGCAGCATTTTGATCAAC GTGAGCCCAATCGGGTACTGCCATGTGCTTTTGATCCCTCGAGTCCAGGAATGCTTACCACAAAGGGTTGATCAAGAGAGCTTCTTACTGGCCATGTACGTCGCAAGGGAGGCAAAGAATCCATTCTTCAGAGTTGGCTATAACAGTCTGGGTGCTTTCGCAACAATCAATCACCTCCATTTCCAA GCATACTATCTGAAAGTGCAATATCCAGTCGAAAAGGCGCCGACAGAGAAACTGACAGTTGTAGGGAACGGTGTCACCATTTCTCAGCTGGTGTGGTACCCAGTAAGCGGCTTTGTATTTGAAGGCGGAGCGAGCCTGGAGGATCTGTCACAGGTCGTCTCAGATGCATGCATCTTCTTGCAAGAGAATAACAGACCTTTCAATGTCCTTATCTCTGAATCTGGCAAGAGAGTATTCCTTCTACTACAG TGCTACGCTGAGAAGCAGGCTTCCGGGAAGGCGAGCCAGGAATTCCTCGACATGAGAATCAACCCAGCGGTGTGGGAGCTCAGCGGCCATCTGGTTCTGAAGAGGAGGAAGGACTACGACGAAGCATCTGCGGCAACACTATGCGGGTTTTTGGTTGAAGCGTCCCTGTCTGAAGCAGagttccaggagctgaagaagtGCGTCTTGGAGTTCCTGGCCAGTGGAAGTCCTGAAAAGTGA